In Shewanella sp. GD04112, the sequence GAGGCTGAGTTGTTAATTCGCCTTCATCGAAAATAGGCTGCAAAGTCGCACATTCCTTATTTTAGGCTTTCTCTACAATTTTCTTGTGCATGTTATTCCACTGCTCAGGAAATTTGCCATCCAACATGTACACAAAGGCAATCAGTTCTGCGATAAGCAGATACAGTTCTTTCGGAATTTCCTCACCTAATTCGAGTAATCTCAAAAAATTACTCAGGTGGGGATCTTGATGAATATAAACGCCTGATGCTTTTGCGAGCGCAATAATTTCATCTGCAACCAATCCTTCCCCTGATGCCACGACTTTAGGGGCATGTTTCCCATCGTAACTTAAGGCGACGGCTTGCTGGGTTTTGGGTTCTTCATTCATCATTCGTTCTCGATTTTAAGCACGTGTTTTCACTAAAAAATGATCGCCCGGGAGCAGTGTCGCCGGCACTTGGGCAATTTGCGTTGAAAGCTCCCCTGGCGTAAAGCCTAGCTGGGATAATTTTTGACCTAGGGGAGCTAAAAAATTATCAACGCGATTGAGCAGTTGTTGGCTATTACCTTTAAATTGAATATCTAACACTTGCTGATGGAAGCGTGCCGAAATTAGCAGCGGCCCCTGTGCAAGATTAAACTTCAATTGCAGATGCCAACCTTTGTGCTTTTGTTGTTCGTCATCATTGGCATCTCGTTCAAATTTTCCTTCGAGCTGTTCATGCCGTTGATTGATCCCATAGGGCAGGGCAAAAAACCATACCAGATTGCCGTTGTTTTCGCCGCTTGCCTGCTGATAAAGGTGTAAGCTCGAGGCCAGTTGGCCCATGCTTTCAAGCCCTCCGGCTTTACTCAATTGTCCAAGCTGATTGGTCGATAAACCTGTTTTAGCCTGTAATTGCTCTAGGTAATCTGCCAGCTTCTGGCTGACCGTATTGTTGCCATTATTGGCCCTAAACCCCAACAATAGTTGAAATAGCGAGGTAATCGCATTGGCATTCATAAACACGGCGGGTTGACTAAGCTGTGGCGCGGCAAGGTTTAAGGCTGAGAGCCCAAGCATAGCGTCCTTTAATTCGCTCAGTTCACTTAATTGCCCTAATGTTGGCGGGCTTAGATGGGGCAAATGTTTTAATAACTCCGCCGCGAGATTTGCTCCGCCGCGCGCGAGCATTTGTTCTAACGGCAAGGCACCGGCTTTGGTAAAAGCTTTCTGTAGCACCTCATTGACACTGATTTGTGCCTCGGTGGACTTATTTGTTTTTTCGCCTAATTGAGCCTCCATCGCCTGTGGTTTGAGACTCAGCGGCAACTCGTTACCGACTAAGCCAGTTTTAGTGGAACTTGTAGGGGGGAGATCCTGTTGAGCCTTGGCTGCTAAAAGTGAATTTCGATTGCTATCGAGATTGTTCGCCCCCGATCCCATAGTTTTAGCTTCTAAAGGTTTTAATTCTAGTGGCTTAGATTCAAAGGCCTTGGATTCTAACGTCTTAGCATCAAGCACTTGTGCTTTTTGCTGAGCTTGGGAAGTTTCTTGCGATTGCGCCGTGGTATTTAACGTTTGATTTACAACAGTCAGCTTAGGTTCAGTATTGGCTTGTAGACTGGTTTGAGGATTAGCGGCCGATACATTGATTTTGCTGCTTGGCATATCTGTTGCGGAAGAAGGAGCTAGCATATTGGCAGCTTTATTCTCCGAGGACACAGGTGCTTGAGTACTAGGCTTCGCTGCATTTGATGGCTCGGCCTGTGGTGCAATTCCTTCAAGTTTACGTAAAAATGCAGCAATTATCTGAGCAGGCTCAGTTTTAGTGATGACCACATTAGCTGCTTGTTTATCAATAATGGGAAGTTGAGTTTCATTTATTGGCGCGCCAATGTGGATTTCAAGTTTGCTCAGTATTGGGGTCAGGACTAAAATAGGCCTTCCTTGCGAGAGGCTTATTTTAGCTTGATATTCTCCAGTGCTGAGTCGAGTACCAGGATCCTGTGGCACCACAGTCCCGTTGGCAAATTGAAATTCTTTTGTTGTAACAGTGACATTGGGTAGCGGATATCCCTGCGGCCTAGC encodes:
- a CDS encoding flagellar hook-length control protein FliK, whose amino-acid sequence is MESIPLINTANAQLITPASSNDAVSVHSRPLPAEVQVSPEGDSIILNGTEYNLKLVNAQQRQALIVASSFLVNPITPKATASTSANSTVANAQLLTLGATLTLKLPEAIAQLAQQNGISLDKLYTLAARPQGYPLPNVTVTTKEFQFANGTVVPQDPGTRLSTGEYQAKISLSQGRPILVLTPILSKLEIHIGAPINETQLPIIDKQAANVVITKTEPAQIIAAFLRKLEGIAPQAEPSNAAKPSTQAPVSSENKAANMLAPSSATDMPSSKINVSAANPQTSLQANTEPKLTVVNQTLNTTAQSQETSQAQQKAQVLDAKTLESKAFESKPLELKPLEAKTMGSGANNLDSNRNSLLAAKAQQDLPPTSSTKTGLVGNELPLSLKPQAMEAQLGEKTNKSTEAQISVNEVLQKAFTKAGALPLEQMLARGGANLAAELLKHLPHLSPPTLGQLSELSELKDAMLGLSALNLAAPQLSQPAVFMNANAITSLFQLLLGFRANNGNNTVSQKLADYLEQLQAKTGLSTNQLGQLSKAGGLESMGQLASSLHLYQQASGENNGNLVWFFALPYGINQRHEQLEGKFERDANDDEQQKHKGWHLQLKFNLAQGPLLISARFHQQVLDIQFKGNSQQLLNRVDNFLAPLGQKLSQLGFTPGELSTQIAQVPATLLPGDHFLVKTRA
- a CDS encoding EscU/YscU/HrcU family type III secretion system export apparatus switch protein — protein: MNEEPKTQQAVALSYDGKHAPKVVASGEGLVADEIIALAKASGVYIHQDPHLSNFLRLLELGEEIPKELYLLIAELIAFVYMLDGKFPEQWNNMHKKIVEKA